In Deltaproteobacteria bacterium CG11_big_fil_rev_8_21_14_0_20_42_23, one genomic interval encodes:
- the trpS gene encoding tryptophan--tRNA ligase: protein MKKKRLVSGMRPTGKLHWGNYFGALKNWVELQEKFDCFFFIADWHALTTAYEDVSDIQSNVKEVLKDWLAVGIDPKKSTLFLQSFVTAHAELHLILSMITPLSWLQRVPSYKDMKLQMEGKDLDTYGFLGYPVLQTADVALYGAACVPVGEDQLAHIELSREIIRRFHFVLKAENIFVEPEALLTKTPRVPGIDGRKMSKSFGNAIYIADDETEMSKKVMATITDPARQRRADPGDPDKCRLYDYHRLFTPDEERAEVDADCRSAKIGCVDCKKKCIANALKFWNPIREERKKWDGKEAELLQMLSAGSKQASESAEATLEKVKEKVGLHYT, encoded by the coding sequence CAAGAAAAATTTGACTGCTTCTTTTTTATCGCCGACTGGCATGCCCTTACTACAGCTTATGAAGATGTGAGTGACATTCAAAGCAATGTGAAAGAAGTGCTGAAAGACTGGCTGGCTGTGGGCATTGATCCCAAAAAATCTACTCTCTTTTTGCAATCGTTTGTAACAGCACATGCCGAGCTTCACCTTATCCTCTCTATGATTACGCCGCTTTCGTGGTTGCAACGTGTTCCATCCTACAAAGACATGAAGCTGCAAATGGAAGGCAAAGATTTGGATACCTACGGTTTCTTGGGCTATCCTGTTTTGCAAACGGCTGATGTGGCGCTTTATGGTGCGGCTTGTGTTCCGGTGGGTGAAGATCAGCTAGCGCATATTGAGTTGTCGCGAGAAATTATCAGGCGTTTTCACTTTGTCTTGAAGGCTGAAAATATTTTTGTGGAACCTGAAGCGTTGCTTACCAAAACTCCTCGAGTGCCTGGCATCGACGGCAGAAAGATGTCGAAAAGTTTTGGCAATGCCATCTACATTGCTGATGACGAAACAGAGATGAGTAAAAAAGTGATGGCCACCATCACAGACCCTGCACGGCAAAGACGCGCAGATCCTGGAGATCCGGACAAGTGCCGGCTCTATGATTATCATCGTCTTTTTACACCAGATGAAGAACGCGCCGAAGTAGATGCCGATTGCAGAAGTGCCAAAATTGGCTGTGTGGACTGCAAAAAGAAATGTATTGCCAATGCGCTGAAGTTCTGGAATCCCATACGGGAAGAGCGTAAAAAGTGGGACGGAAAAGAAGCAGAGTTGCTTCAAATGCTTAGCGCTGGCTCAAAGCAGGCAAGTGAAAGCGCAGAAGCCACATTAGAAAAAGTGAAAGAAAAGGTGGGACTTCACTACACCTAG
- a CDS encoding glucose-6-phosphate isomerase, with amino-acid sequence MIQFDIKNIFAEHVGEAHGISQAEWQVSEVELSKAQQQLQVWEKSGEASFLRAPHERDELAEIKRIATKVREKFSTLVVLGIGGSALGTKCLLSALTDNDALFSSVSTRVVVCDNIDPSTFYPLLHKLDLKKTCFYVVSKSGGTTETISQLLLVMQQLQTKLPAEWKEHVLLCTDARQGKLRAFADEHQLRSFVVPSQLGGRFSVLSPVGLLPAAVAGVDIDALLDGADYAQQEYAYDACNVARIHFLLNTKKQKHISVLFPYTDKLSLFADWYIQLWAESLGKEGKGQTPLKALGATDQHSQLQLFMEGPNDKVFTFFKLEQFAVEETQIKNISPFSLPLEGKKLSEILHAQQMAVAEALRKVDRPNICVKLARLDAKSLGGLFMVYEMATALSGALHDINPFNQPGVELAKKLTEEYLQSK; translated from the coding sequence ATGATTCAATTCGACATCAAGAATATTTTTGCAGAACACGTGGGCGAAGCGCATGGGATCAGCCAAGCTGAATGGCAAGTAAGTGAAGTGGAACTTTCCAAAGCGCAACAACAATTACAAGTCTGGGAAAAAAGTGGAGAGGCTTCTTTTCTTCGCGCGCCTCATGAACGTGATGAACTGGCCGAAATAAAACGTATTGCAACAAAAGTACGAGAAAAATTCAGCACGCTTGTAGTTCTTGGTATTGGCGGATCAGCGCTTGGTACAAAATGTTTGCTTTCAGCATTAACTGATAACGATGCTTTGTTTTCATCTGTATCAACTCGTGTTGTGGTGTGCGATAACATTGATCCATCTACTTTTTATCCTTTGCTGCATAAACTCGATCTCAAGAAAACGTGTTTTTATGTGGTTTCAAAATCAGGTGGAACTACTGAAACCATTTCGCAATTACTTTTGGTAATGCAACAGTTGCAAACGAAACTTCCAGCAGAATGGAAAGAACATGTGCTGCTCTGCACCGATGCAAGGCAAGGAAAATTGCGTGCATTTGCAGATGAACATCAGCTTCGTTCGTTTGTTGTGCCCAGCCAATTGGGGGGAAGATTTTCCGTGCTCTCGCCGGTGGGGCTTCTCCCCGCTGCAGTTGCGGGTGTTGACATTGATGCGTTGCTTGACGGAGCAGATTATGCGCAGCAAGAGTATGCGTACGATGCGTGTAACGTAGCGCGCATTCATTTTTTGCTGAATACCAAAAAACAAAAACACATTTCAGTTTTATTTCCGTATACCGATAAGCTTTCGTTGTTTGCAGATTGGTATATTCAACTGTGGGCAGAAAGTTTGGGCAAAGAAGGGAAAGGGCAAACTCCACTCAAAGCCTTAGGTGCTACCGACCAGCATTCGCAATTGCAATTGTTTATGGAGGGGCCAAACGACAAAGTGTTTACGTTTTTCAAGCTTGAACAGTTTGCAGTGGAAGAAACACAAATAAAAAACATCTCACCATTTTCACTTCCTCTTGAAGGAAAAAAGCTTTCAGAAATTCTTCATGCCCAGCAAATGGCGGTAGCAGAGGCTTTGCGAAAAGTTGACCGCCCTAATATATGTGTGAAGCTGGCAAGGCTAGATGCCAAAAGCCTTGGCGGACTGTTTATGGTGTATGAAATGGCCACGGCACTTTCGGGTGCTCTTCATGACATCAATCCCTTCAACCAGCCTGGAGTAGAACTCGCAAAAAAACTCACGGAGGAGTATCTCCAGAGCAAATAA
- a CDS encoding pseudouridine synthase: MLNSMTRGKKKVENKVMKNRVYQPKKKSTPSHQKRNQHIPMPKMNLPQTMRLNRLIALTTELSRRAADEAIEKGRVILNGAVITKLATQVDPSKDHVKLDGRNLTLPKRFTYVAFYKPPLCLVTKSDPKGRNTIWDHLSKFKNSLNSVGRLDFETEGLLLLSDDGDFIQHLTHPKHEFWKTYQIKVSGKPSRHTLDELRQGVELEDGKTLPAKVSSVREGEEHSWIEVSIREGKNRQLRCMCDAVGHPVIRLRRIAVGSLKIGRLKKGAWRFLNAKEIASLKNML, from the coding sequence ATGTTAAACTCGATGACGAGGGGGAAGAAAAAAGTGGAAAACAAAGTCATGAAGAACAGAGTTTATCAGCCCAAGAAGAAGAGTACTCCGTCGCATCAGAAGCGGAATCAACACATTCCCATGCCGAAGATGAATCTGCCGCAAACGATGAGACTGAACCGTCTGATAGCTCTTACCACTGAGTTGTCGCGCAGAGCAGCTGATGAAGCCATTGAAAAAGGCCGCGTTATTTTAAACGGTGCCGTCATTACCAAATTGGCAACTCAAGTTGATCCCAGCAAAGATCACGTAAAACTCGACGGCAGAAATTTAACGTTGCCTAAGCGGTTTACCTACGTTGCTTTTTACAAACCACCACTTTGTCTGGTGACAAAATCAGATCCAAAAGGAAGAAATACTATTTGGGATCATCTTTCTAAATTTAAAAACTCGCTCAATTCTGTGGGCAGGTTAGATTTCGAAACTGAAGGCTTGTTGTTGCTTTCGGATGATGGTGATTTTATCCAACACCTCACGCATCCAAAGCATGAGTTCTGGAAAACCTATCAAATCAAAGTCTCGGGAAAGCCTAGCAGACATACATTAGATGAGTTGCGCCAAGGTGTTGAGCTTGAAGATGGAAAAACTCTACCGGCAAAAGTTTCGTCAGTACGAGAAGGGGAAGAACATTCTTGGATTGAAGTTTCTATTCGAGAAGGAAAAAACCGTCAGCTTCGCTGCATGTGCGATGCCGTTGGCCATCCGGTGATTCGTCTTCGCCGCATTGCAGTGGGCTCACTCAAAATTGGACGCCTCAAAAAAGGCGCTTGGCGTTTTTTGAATGCTAAAGAAATCGCGTCACTTAAAAATATGTTGTGA
- a CDS encoding segregation/condensation protein A, whose translation MEATQFAQDYRVNLDAFEGPLDILLHLIKKNDIDVYNIPITFVLEEYMKYIEEIKDIDIDFAGEFLLMASELAHIKSRLLLPIEEQGVLEDEGNDPRASLVERLLEYQKYKEAGNQLEGRAQLGRDVFLPQSPERVKPTHDGPLEVDIYELLEAFGKLIARVPEKKFHGVGLDRISVNARIYQLMDRIQKDATTTMEEILTDVFDVYDVIITFLSLLEMCRLKMIKLYQIERGGTIYLRGSVEKISEEERMKIQVDEYGSVKSEES comes from the coding sequence ATGGAAGCTACTCAATTTGCTCAAGATTACCGCGTCAATTTAGATGCTTTCGAAGGTCCGCTGGATATCTTGCTTCACCTCATCAAAAAAAATGACATCGATGTCTACAACATTCCCATCACCTTCGTACTTGAAGAGTATATGAAGTACATCGAAGAGATTAAAGACATCGATATTGATTTTGCGGGTGAGTTTTTGCTGATGGCTTCTGAACTGGCGCACATCAAATCGCGCTTGTTGCTTCCCATTGAAGAGCAGGGTGTGCTTGAAGATGAAGGCAATGATCCACGCGCAAGTCTTGTGGAACGTTTGCTGGAGTATCAAAAATATAAAGAAGCTGGCAATCAGCTGGAAGGCCGCGCCCAGCTTGGTCGCGATGTTTTTCTTCCGCAAAGTCCTGAAAGAGTGAAGCCCACGCATGATGGTCCACTCGAAGTTGATATTTACGAATTGCTTGAGGCGTTTGGAAAACTTATTGCGCGTGTCCCCGAGAAAAAATTTCACGGCGTTGGACTCGATCGCATTAGCGTCAATGCTCGCATTTATCAGCTGATGGATCGCATTCAAAAAGATGCCACCACCACTATGGAAGAAATTTTAACCGATGTGTTTGATGTGTACGATGTCATCATTACTTTTTTATCGTTGTTGGAAATGTGCCGTCTTAAAATGATTAAGCTCTACCAAATTGAACGCGGCGGCACTATTTACCTTCGTGGTTCAGTTGAAAAAATTTCTGAAGAAGAGCGAATGAAAATTCAAGTTGATGAATATGGTTCCGTAAAAAGTGAGGAAAGCTAA
- the scpB gene encoding SMC-Scp complex subunit ScpB gives MEKQELCSLIEAYIFVSEEPLSDRRLADLLEDQGVSRDEVKEVLDELEQSYNENPARGIQFKKIAGGYQFRSKEKCADALKRLNLPKPTRLSPAALETLAIIAYQQPCIRSEIEDVRGVDSGGVIKTLLEKDLVKIVGKRDEAGQPLLYGTTKTFLELFDLSDLKALPSLSEIQEIMQKKQVLTEEGTGRQMELLSGDGDDDEEQTEVIEQGEEETEVISQLEISEEEDEEAIADLDYTLKSVRLLEKDIFTHPVVKEQFKDVKLDDEGEEKSGKQSHEEQSLSAQEEEYSVASEAESTHSHAEDESAANDETEPSDSSYH, from the coding sequence ATGGAAAAGCAAGAACTCTGTTCTCTGATTGAGGCCTATATTTTTGTTTCCGAAGAACCTTTAAGCGACAGACGCCTTGCCGATCTTTTGGAAGATCAAGGTGTTTCAAGAGATGAAGTGAAAGAAGTGTTGGATGAGCTTGAGCAAAGTTACAATGAAAATCCAGCGCGAGGGATTCAGTTCAAAAAAATTGCAGGTGGATACCAGTTTCGTTCAAAAGAAAAATGTGCCGATGCCTTGAAGCGTTTAAATCTTCCAAAGCCAACAAGGCTTTCACCAGCTGCCTTGGAAACCCTTGCTATCATTGCTTATCAGCAGCCTTGTATTCGTTCAGAAATTGAAGATGTGCGCGGAGTTGATTCTGGCGGTGTCATCAAAACTTTACTTGAAAAAGACTTGGTGAAAATTGTGGGTAAGCGCGACGAAGCGGGTCAGCCGTTGTTGTATGGAACCACTAAAACATTTTTGGAATTATTTGATCTTTCCGATTTAAAAGCCTTGCCAAGTCTTTCTGAAATTCAAGAAATAATGCAGAAGAAACAAGTGCTCACCGAAGAAGGCACCGGACGGCAAATGGAGCTGCTATCAGGTGATGGTGACGATGATGAAGAGCAAACCGAAGTGATTGAGCAAGGTGAAGAAGAAACCGAAGTGATTTCGCAATTAGAAATAAGTGAAGAAGAAGATGAAGAAGCCATTGCAGATCTTGATTATACGTTAAAATCTGTGCGCTTACTCGAAAAAGACATTTTTACACATCCCGTAGTAAAGGAACAATTCAAGGATGTTAAACTCGATGACGAGGGGGAAGAAAAAAGTGGAAAACAAAGTCATGAAGAACAGAGTTTATCAGCCCAAGAAGAAGAGTACTCCGTCGCATCAGAAGCGGAATCAACACATTCCCATGCCGAAGATGAATCTGCCGCAAACGATGAGACTGAACCGTCTGATAGCTCTTACCACTGA